From Coffea arabica cultivar ET-39 chromosome 2e, Coffea Arabica ET-39 HiFi, whole genome shotgun sequence, the proteins below share one genomic window:
- the LOC113732985 gene encoding transcription factor bHLH149-like, translated as MMTSEYSISNPEADSNDRSRESKRKKRRKIGPEDSLGQPESIADPSRWRSESEERIYATKLVDELSKVRPAPSSPVSGGRAVRETADRVLAVAAKGRSRWSRAILTGRLSFRLSQINKRHRHMKTKVTGDNRLKKPVSKKRLPPLQRKVKVLGRLVPGCQKISFPSLLEEATDYIAALQMQVRAMTVLSELLGGGGGNGNGNASASGGSSQS; from the coding sequence ATGATGACGTCAGAGTATTCCATCTCGAATCCCGAGGCCGACTCCAATGATCGATCGCGGGAGTCCAAGCGCAAAAAGCGAAGAAAAATCGGGCCCGAGGATTCATTAGGCCAGCCGGAGAGCATTGCGGACCCCAGCCGGTGGAGATCCGAGTCCGAGGAACGGATCTACGCCACGAAGCTAGTCGACGAGCTGTCTAAAGTCCGTCCGGCGCCTTCGTCTCCGGTCTCCGGTGGAAGAGCCGTTCGCGAGACGGCGGACAGAGTCTTGGCCGTTGCGGCCAAAGGGAGGAGTCGCTGGAGTAGAGCGATTCTCACGGGTCGACTAAGTTTTCGACTCAGCCAGATTAATAAAAGGCATAGACACATGAAAACCAAGGTCACCGGCGATAACCGGTTGAAGAAACCTGTTTCCAAAAAGAGGTTGCCACCGTTGCAGAGGAAAGTGAAGGTATTGGGCCGGTTAGTTCCCGGCTGCCAGAAAATTTCCTTTCCTAGCCTTCTGGAAGAGGCCACTGATTACATAGCAGCTTTGCAAATGCAAGTCCGAGCCATGACTGTACTCTCTGAGCTTCTCGGCGGCGGCGGGGGCAATGGCAATGGCAATGCCAGTGCCAGTGGCGGCTCAAGTCAATCTTAG